The Fulvivirga ligni genome window below encodes:
- a CDS encoding acyltransferase family protein, with the protein MSKQDRLLSLDIFRGITMVGMIIVNDPGSWSYIYAPLEHAEWHGCTPTDLVFPFFLFIVGVAICLSLQKARYETAHHSGRIWHIAKRSMILFAIGLFLNTFPVFDIANIRIPGVLQRIAIAFLACAVLFLKTNWKTQVSIGVGVLVVYWLIMSVLPLPHGQVLEPGNNLAAFVDSKILTGHMWSATKTWDPEGLLSTFPAIVTGMIGMLAGQWLQSDRDPYEKVVGFFVVGNILMVLGLFWDMSFPINKALWTSSYVIYTGGIALNLLAILFWLLDIKKWRGSFWQPFQAFGMNAIFAYILAGIMAFVIGSTIQQPIFNTLKDLTGDAYLSSLMFALMFTALMFIPVWIMYKKKIFLKV; encoded by the coding sequence TTGAGTAAACAAGACAGGCTACTTTCCTTAGATATTTTCAGGGGAATCACTATGGTGGGAATGATAATCGTAAATGATCCGGGATCATGGAGCTATATTTATGCGCCTTTGGAACATGCCGAGTGGCACGGCTGTACTCCTACAGACCTGGTTTTTCCTTTTTTCCTATTTATAGTGGGGGTAGCAATTTGTTTGTCTTTACAAAAAGCCAGATATGAAACTGCCCATCATAGCGGCAGAATATGGCATATCGCTAAGCGTAGCATGATATTATTTGCCATAGGATTATTCCTCAATACCTTTCCTGTTTTTGACATCGCGAACATCCGAATACCAGGGGTGCTGCAAAGAATAGCTATTGCTTTTCTGGCTTGTGCTGTTCTATTCCTAAAAACGAATTGGAAGACTCAGGTAAGTATTGGTGTGGGTGTATTGGTTGTTTATTGGTTGATTATGAGTGTTTTGCCTCTGCCTCATGGTCAGGTTTTAGAGCCTGGAAATAACCTGGCAGCTTTTGTAGATTCTAAAATACTCACTGGCCACATGTGGTCAGCTACTAAGACCTGGGACCCGGAAGGTCTATTAAGCACATTCCCAGCCATAGTCACGGGAATGATAGGAATGCTGGCAGGGCAGTGGCTTCAATCAGATAGGGATCCTTATGAGAAAGTGGTGGGATTCTTTGTGGTGGGCAATATTCTCATGGTGCTAGGCCTTTTTTGGGATATGAGTTTTCCCATTAATAAAGCTTTATGGACCAGCTCCTATGTAATTTACACAGGTGGTATTGCACTTAACTTATTAGCTATATTATTTTGGCTGTTGGATATTAAAAAATGGAGAGGCAGTTTTTGGCAGCCGTTCCAGGCTTTTGGTATGAACGCTATTTTCGCCTACATACTTGCAGGAATCATGGCATTTGTAATAGGAAGTACCATTCAGCAACCAATATTTAATACTTTAAAAGATCTGACGGGAGATGCTTATTTAAGCTCATTAATGTTTGCACTAATGTTCACTGCGCTCATGTTTATCCCTGTCTGGATCATGTATAAAAAGAAAATTTTCCTCAAAGTTTAA